From the genome of Solidesulfovibrio carbinolicus, one region includes:
- a CDS encoding hybrid sensor histidine kinase/response regulator has translation MSERLLLVDDEEDIRRFLGMFLADLGYEVHAAENGVQALEMFDAIAPSIVLTDIKMPVMDGLELLKHIKAKSPETEVVMISGHGDMDLAIGCLQYDAADFVTKPINHDILDAALKRVEEKIILRRELKQYTQNLEKLVQEKSRRVIELERQLAAGEMVETMCQAISCLSEDFGDKAGYFNEMPCFVAVHNRSLTVVATNQLYKERLGDMVGHHSWEVYVGQAIRGFDGPVWKTFETGKGQRSRETMLCKNGRELPVMVHTSPIGERDGKVELVLELAVDVSEIKRLQEELRVTQQKYMDLFEATPCYIAVRDRDYRIVANNTLFKQDFGEGVGKLCHEVFRHRDTPCPDCPVDATFEDGTAHSLEAVVTCRDGRTKNVLTFSAPIRNAQGEVVEVMALSTDITQIRELQDHLTSLGLMLGSISHGVKGMLTALEGGVYRLESGIKRQDMTRITDAGDTIKSLVGRVRNLVLNVLYYAKSRDMAGDPVDVSHLAQNVAQIVEPKAAREKIVFTCDIPPDLGTADLDTANLSAALVNILENAIDACTADTAKDTHAISFKASADADAVTFDITDNGMGMSQETREKAFTLFFSSKGLKGTGLGLFIANDVVKKHGGRIDLTSEPGEGTQFHIVVPRRKAEATGS, from the coding sequence ATGAGCGAACGCCTGTTGCTCGTCGACGACGAGGAGGACATCCGCCGATTCCTTGGCATGTTCCTCGCCGACCTGGGCTATGAGGTCCACGCCGCTGAAAACGGCGTTCAGGCCCTGGAAATGTTCGATGCCATTGCGCCCTCCATCGTGCTCACCGACATCAAGATGCCGGTCATGGACGGGCTGGAGCTGCTCAAGCACATCAAGGCCAAATCGCCCGAAACCGAAGTCGTCATGATCTCCGGCCACGGCGACATGGATCTCGCCATCGGCTGCCTGCAGTACGACGCCGCCGACTTTGTCACCAAGCCCATCAACCACGACATCCTCGACGCGGCGCTCAAGCGCGTGGAGGAAAAGATCATCCTGCGCCGCGAACTCAAGCAGTACACCCAGAATCTCGAAAAGCTCGTCCAGGAAAAGTCCCGTCGCGTCATCGAACTCGAACGCCAGCTGGCCGCCGGCGAAATGGTCGAAACCATGTGCCAGGCCATCTCCTGCCTGTCCGAGGATTTTGGCGACAAGGCCGGCTATTTCAATGAGATGCCGTGCTTCGTGGCCGTGCACAACCGCTCGCTCACCGTGGTCGCCACCAACCAGCTCTATAAGGAACGCCTGGGCGACATGGTCGGCCACCACAGCTGGGAAGTCTACGTGGGCCAAGCCATTCGCGGCTTCGACGGCCCGGTCTGGAAGACCTTCGAGACCGGCAAGGGCCAACGCTCGCGCGAGACCATGCTCTGCAAAAACGGCCGCGAACTGCCCGTCATGGTCCATACCTCGCCCATCGGCGAGCGCGACGGCAAGGTGGAGCTTGTCCTGGAACTGGCCGTGGACGTCAGCGAAATCAAACGCCTCCAGGAAGAACTGCGGGTCACCCAGCAGAAGTACATGGACCTGTTCGAGGCCACGCCCTGCTATATCGCCGTGCGCGACCGCGACTACCGCATCGTGGCCAACAATACGCTTTTCAAACAGGATTTCGGCGAAGGCGTGGGCAAGCTGTGCCATGAAGTCTTCCGCCACCGCGACACGCCCTGCCCGGACTGCCCGGTGGACGCGACGTTCGAGGACGGCACGGCCCACAGCCTCGAAGCCGTGGTCACCTGCCGCGACGGACGCACCAAAAACGTGCTGACCTTCTCCGCCCCCATCCGCAACGCCCAGGGCGAGGTCGTCGAGGTCATGGCCCTGTCCACCGACATCACCCAGATCCGCGAACTTCAAGATCACCTGACTTCGCTGGGGCTTATGCTCGGCTCCATCTCCCATGGCGTCAAAGGCATGCTCACCGCCCTGGAAGGCGGCGTCTACCGCCTGGAATCCGGCATCAAACGCCAGGACATGACGCGCATCACCGACGCCGGCGACACCATCAAATCCCTGGTCGGCCGGGTGCGAAACCTCGTGCTCAACGTCCTGTATTACGCCAAATCCCGCGACATGGCCGGCGACCCCGTGGACGTCAGCCACCTGGCGCAAAACGTCGCCCAGATCGTCGAACCCAAGGCCGCCCGGGAAAAGATCGTCTTTACCTGCGACATCCCGCCCGACCTCGGCACGGCCGACCTGGACACGGCCAACCTGTCCGCCGCCCTGGTCAATATCCTGGAAAACGCCATCGACGCCTGCACCGCCGATACCGCCAAGGACACCCACGCCATCAGCTTCAAGGCCAGCGCCGACGCCGACGCCGTCACCTTCGACATCACCGACAACGGCATGGGCATGTCCCAGGAAACCCGGGAAAAAGCCTTCACGCTCTTCTTCTCGTCCAAGGGTTTGAAAGGAACGGGCCTGGGGCTTTTCATCGCCAACGACGTGGTGAAAAAGCACGGCGGCCGCATCGACCTGACGTCCGAGCCTGGGGAAGGGACGCAGTTTCATATCGTCGTGCCGCGAAGAAAGGCCGAGGCGACGGGGAGTTAG
- a CDS encoding response regulator, which translates to MPKTILIVDDDPNIREYLETLLTDNGYETIVAENGEKALEVLAAHTPDLITLDIEMPDKTGPWFNRALQRGKTYANIPIIVITGHTGLKYVIPNAVGSLSKPFEQKELLDLVRETIGS; encoded by the coding sequence ATGCCCAAGACCATCCTTATCGTGGACGACGATCCCAATATCCGGGAATACCTGGAGACTCTGCTCACCGACAACGGCTACGAGACCATCGTCGCCGAAAACGGGGAAAAGGCCCTGGAAGTGCTGGCCGCCCATACGCCCGACCTGATCACGCTGGACATCGAGATGCCGGACAAGACCGGGCCGTGGTTCAACCGGGCGCTGCAGCGGGGCAAGACCTACGCCAACATCCCCATCATCGTCATTACCGGCCACACGGGGCTCAAGTACGTGATCCCCAACGCCGTGGGGTCCTTGAGCAAGCCCTTTGAACAAAAGGAACTGCTCGATCTCGTGCGCGAAACCATAGGCTCCTAA
- a CDS encoding universal stress protein has protein sequence MFNKILFATTGSPECDSAARVAFDMARQYGSTLTLFHVLGIPGKGDSNLVIDTRTGEEVDADAEYLEGVAEELRTTYAKQLEALPGVEIEVAVGVPSREVLRIARAKDVDMIVLCGPSEGQQSGFYKRGVVGDNLRKVAKAARCPVLTVSRPSASFWGGFSNIVFATDFSKASESAFQFAKTVVKAVDGELHMFHCVDLSRFQSPIALTQDGIEAKLAESRRRLHHEYATQLGDFKRYTSEVWEGTPYVEIVKFARERQADLIVMAHHARDVDPDERPFGSTLEQVIVRATCPVVSVNRPDKLPQAAEA, from the coding sequence ATGTTCAATAAGATCCTGTTTGCGACAACCGGTTCGCCGGAATGCGACAGCGCCGCCCGCGTGGCCTTTGACATGGCCCGCCAGTACGGCTCGACGCTGACGCTCTTCCACGTGCTCGGCATCCCGGGCAAGGGCGACAGCAATCTCGTCATCGACACCCGCACCGGCGAGGAAGTCGATGCCGACGCCGAATACCTGGAAGGCGTGGCCGAAGAGCTGCGCACCACCTACGCCAAGCAGCTCGAAGCCCTGCCGGGCGTGGAGATCGAAGTGGCCGTGGGCGTTCCCTCCCGCGAGGTGCTGCGCATCGCCCGGGCCAAGGACGTGGACATGATCGTCCTGTGCGGTCCGTCCGAAGGCCAGCAGTCCGGCTTCTACAAACGCGGCGTGGTCGGCGACAACCTGCGCAAGGTGGCCAAGGCCGCCCGCTGCCCGGTGCTGACCGTCAGCCGTCCGTCCGCTTCCTTCTGGGGCGGATTCTCCAACATCGTGTTTGCCACGGACTTCTCCAAGGCATCCGAGTCGGCCTTCCAGTTCGCCAAGACCGTGGTCAAGGCCGTGGACGGCGAGCTGCACATGTTCCACTGCGTGGATTTGAGCCGCTTCCAGTCGCCCATCGCCCTGACCCAGGACGGCATCGAGGCCAAACTGGCCGAGTCCCGCCGTCGGCTGCACCACGAATACGCCACCCAACTCGGGGATTTCAAAAGATATACTTCCGAGGTATGGGAGGGCACGCCCTACGTCGAAATCGTCAAGTTCGCCCGTGAACGCCAGGCCGACCTCATCGTCATGGCCCACCACGCCCGCGACGTCGATCCCGACGAACGGCCCTTCGGCAGCACCCTGGAACAGGTCATCGTGCGGGCCACCTGCCCCGTGGTGAGCGTCAACCGTCCCGACAAGCTGCCCCAGGCGGCCGAGGCGTAA
- the hmcF gene encoding sulfate respiration complex iron-sulfur protein HmcF yields the protein MPEGIYCNKRPITTEEELKALLSDTRGTKYYEEMLSLEVDREKLWATIQKTCKSRTKTWLDICARCGLCADSCFLYLVNDCKPEQVPSYKIQTTLGEIIRRKGDVDNAFMRHAMEVAWSQCTCCNRCAMYCPHGIDMGVMMGYTRGLLYSQGFVPWELKIGAGMHRVYRAQMDVTTEDWVETCEWMAEEQQDDWPGLEIPVDKEDADIMYTCNAREPKHYPEDLAEAAILFHIAGENWTVPSEGWEQTSLSMFAGDWEACKLQVENVYAAIERLKPKRVIGTECGHAHRATVIEGPFWAGRPDGQPPAPYIHYVQWVAEALREGKLKIDPAKRIKQTVTYQDSCNYIRNWGLAETAREILSYLVEPGYLVEMTPNKEHNYCCGGGGGFNGIGKFRPMRNKALLTKRDQILATGAKLVIAPCHNCWDAIRDLEEEYHIHIDWSFLKPLLLKMVIVPEHLKPKDEDDGDEE from the coding sequence ATGCCTGAAGGGATTTATTGTAATAAGCGGCCGATCACGACGGAGGAGGAGCTCAAGGCTCTGCTCTCCGATACGCGCGGCACGAAATACTACGAGGAAATGCTGTCGCTGGAGGTTGACCGCGAAAAACTGTGGGCAACCATCCAGAAAACCTGCAAATCGCGCACGAAAACCTGGCTCGACATCTGCGCCCGGTGCGGCTTGTGCGCCGACTCCTGCTTTCTGTATCTGGTCAACGACTGCAAGCCCGAGCAGGTGCCGTCGTACAAGATTCAGACCACCTTGGGCGAGATCATCCGCCGCAAGGGCGACGTGGACAACGCGTTCATGCGCCATGCCATGGAAGTGGCCTGGTCCCAGTGCACCTGTTGCAACCGCTGCGCCATGTATTGCCCCCACGGCATCGATATGGGCGTCATGATGGGCTACACCCGCGGCCTGCTCTATTCCCAGGGGTTCGTGCCCTGGGAACTCAAGATCGGCGCGGGCATGCACCGCGTCTACCGCGCCCAGATGGACGTCACCACCGAGGATTGGGTGGAGACGTGCGAATGGATGGCCGAGGAGCAGCAGGACGATTGGCCGGGTCTTGAGATCCCCGTCGACAAGGAAGACGCGGACATCATGTACACCTGCAACGCCCGCGAGCCCAAGCACTACCCCGAGGACTTGGCCGAGGCGGCCATCCTGTTCCACATCGCCGGGGAAAATTGGACCGTGCCCAGCGAAGGGTGGGAGCAGACCAGCCTGTCCATGTTCGCCGGCGACTGGGAAGCCTGCAAGCTGCAGGTGGAAAACGTCTACGCGGCCATCGAGCGCTTAAAGCCCAAGCGGGTCATCGGCACCGAATGCGGCCACGCCCACCGGGCCACGGTCATCGAAGGCCCCTTCTGGGCCGGTCGTCCCGACGGCCAGCCGCCCGCGCCCTACATCCACTACGTCCAGTGGGTGGCCGAGGCCCTTCGCGAAGGCAAGCTCAAGATCGACCCGGCCAAGCGGATCAAGCAGACTGTCACCTATCAGGACTCCTGCAACTACATCCGCAACTGGGGTCTGGCCGAGACCGCCCGCGAGATCCTGTCCTATCTCGTCGAACCGGGCTATCTCGTTGAAATGACGCCCAACAAAGAGCATAACTACTGCTGCGGCGGCGGCGGCGGCTTCAACGGCATCGGCAAGTTCCGGCCAATGCGCAACAAGGCGCTTCTCACCAAGCGCGACCAGATCCTGGCCACCGGGGCCAAGCTGGTCATCGCGCCCTGCCACAACTGCTGGGACGCCATTCGCGACCTTGAGGAAGAGTACCATATCCACATCGATTGGAGCTTCCTCAAGCCGCTGCTGCTCAAAATGGTCATCGTGCCCGAACACCTCAAGCCCAAGGACGAGGACGACGGCGACGAGGAATAG
- the hmcE gene encoding sulfate respiration complex protein HmcE: MYAFLTGPMLWLSFAICILGCAWRAYMYVKGLNWQLDRVAYGHKPDLAVKGALKSIFHWLIPFASCSWRAKPVFATAFFLLHIGLVIVPIFLYAHVMIVAERFGVSWPTMPDGLADILTILAVLAGLFILLRRFGLSEVRIITTRQDLGIMAISLAPLVTGFVAAHQSGDGNGWLLAHIITGEIWLIAVPFTKLSHAVLFFCSRAQIGIDFGTKRGGQRGSGIVW, encoded by the coding sequence ATGTATGCATTCCTGACGGGTCCGATGCTGTGGCTGTCGTTCGCCATATGCATCCTCGGCTGCGCCTGGCGCGCCTATATGTACGTCAAGGGCCTCAACTGGCAGCTTGACCGCGTGGCCTACGGCCACAAACCCGATCTGGCCGTCAAAGGGGCGCTGAAGTCCATCTTCCACTGGCTCATTCCCTTTGCCTCGTGCAGCTGGCGGGCCAAGCCGGTCTTTGCCACGGCCTTCTTCCTGCTGCACATCGGCCTGGTCATCGTGCCGATCTTCCTCTACGCCCACGTCATGATCGTGGCCGAGCGCTTCGGCGTGTCCTGGCCGACCATGCCCGACGGGCTGGCCGACATCCTGACCATCCTGGCCGTTCTGGCCGGCCTGTTCATCCTGTTGCGCCGCTTCGGCTTAAGCGAAGTGCGCATCATCACCACCCGCCAGGATCTGGGGATCATGGCCATCAGCCTCGCCCCCCTGGTCACCGGCTTCGTGGCCGCCCACCAGAGCGGCGACGGCAACGGGTGGCTGCTCGCCCACATCATCACCGGCGAAATCTGGCTCATCGCCGTGCCGTTCACCAAGCTGTCCCACGCCGTGCTGTTCTTCTGTTCCCGGGCCCAGATCGGGATCGACTTCGGCACCAAGCGCGGCGGTCAGCGCGGCAGCGGCATCGTCTGGTAA
- the hmcD gene encoding sulfate respiration complex protein HmcD — protein MFNTLQDLMLHNKSITYVLMGVVLICFVGFWHFLTDKEERKRRY, from the coding sequence ATGTTCAATACGTTGCAAGACCTGATGCTCCACAACAAGAGCATCACCTACGTCCTCATGGGCGTCGTGCTGATCTGCTTCGTCGGATTCTGGCACTTCCTCACGGACAAGGAAGAGCGTAAACGCCGCTACTAG
- the hmcC gene encoding sulfate respiration complex protein HmcC, with protein MSTETQKGTLFTPWNIVAGIILAAGVVVTIMRFTMGLGAVTNLSDNNPWGIWIGFDLLCGVALAAGGYTTSAACYIFGFKRFHGAVRPAILTAFLGYALVVFALNYDVGRPWRLPYPIFYQQGTTSILFEVGLCVFIYLTVLFLEYLPAALEWKRGFDKYRDILVKLTMGLTILGVILSTLHQSSLGALYLIAPSKLHPLWYTPYLPVMFFMSSMFAGMSMVIFEGTLSHKHFHHKMDDEYNLGYEDLQMAFSKAAAWIMAGYLAMKLLGLAMDNRWQFLGTGYGAWWLVEVVGFVALPCYAYAVAYRDRNLKLARFTALWTVLGIVLNRFNVSLVAFNWQLPSVDRYFPSAGEIIISLFVVTIGVIAFRFIVTRMPIFYVHPAYKDSSH; from the coding sequence ATGTCGACGGAAACTCAGAAAGGGACGCTTTTCACTCCCTGGAACATCGTCGCCGGCATCATCCTGGCCGCCGGCGTGGTGGTCACCATCATGCGCTTCACCATGGGCCTGGGCGCGGTGACCAACCTCTCCGACAACAACCCCTGGGGCATCTGGATCGGGTTTGACCTGCTGTGCGGCGTCGCCCTGGCCGCCGGCGGCTATACCACCTCGGCCGCCTGCTACATCTTCGGGTTCAAGCGCTTTCACGGCGCGGTGCGCCCGGCCATCCTGACGGCCTTTTTGGGCTACGCCCTGGTCGTGTTTGCCCTCAACTACGACGTCGGCCGCCCCTGGCGTCTGCCGTACCCGATCTTCTACCAGCAGGGGACCACGTCCATCCTGTTTGAAGTCGGTCTGTGCGTGTTCATCTACTTAACGGTGCTGTTCCTCGAATACCTGCCGGCCGCCCTGGAGTGGAAGCGGGGATTTGACAAGTACCGCGACATCCTGGTCAAGCTGACCATGGGCCTGACCATCCTGGGCGTCATCCTCTCGACCCTGCACCAGAGCTCGCTGGGCGCGCTGTATCTCATCGCCCCGTCCAAGCTGCACCCCTTGTGGTACACGCCGTACCTGCCGGTCATGTTCTTCATGTCCAGCATGTTCGCCGGCATGTCCATGGTCATCTTCGAGGGAACGCTGTCGCACAAGCACTTCCATCACAAGATGGACGACGAATACAACCTTGGCTACGAAGACCTGCAGATGGCCTTCTCCAAGGCGGCCGCCTGGATCATGGCCGGCTACCTGGCCATGAAGCTCCTGGGCCTGGCCATGGACAACCGCTGGCAGTTCCTGGGCACCGGTTACGGCGCCTGGTGGCTGGTCGAGGTCGTCGGCTTCGTGGCCCTGCCGTGCTATGCCTACGCCGTGGCCTACCGCGACCGCAACTTGAAGCTCGCCCGGTTCACCGCCCTGTGGACGGTGCTCGGCATCGTGCTCAATCGGTTCAACGTGAGCCTGGTGGCCTTTAACTGGCAGCTGCCCAGCGTTGACCGCTACTTCCCGAGCGCGGGCGAGATCATCATCTCCTTGTTCGTGGTCACCATCGGCGTCATCGCCTTCCGGTTCATCGTCACCCGGATGCCCATCTTCTACGTGCATCCGGCCTACAAAGACTCGTCCCACTAG
- the hmcB gene encoding sulfate respiration complex iron-sulfur protein HmcB, whose translation MKRRHFLGLLGAAGVTLGSGATAKAASLGDVKGLPNAGGVLFDASRCIGCRKCEAACNQVNDLPKPAKAFDDLTVLDATRRTDAKTYTIVNKYVPDAGKPPVFRKIQCNHCMEPACASACFVAAFKKSETGAVVYDPDVCVGCRYCMVACPFNIPAYEYDKAFTPRVMKCTMCQPRLLEGKLPGCVEACPKEALVFGKRRELLNLAWDRIGGNPGRYVEHVYGEREMGGTSWLTIAPKPSFAALGMDENLGTTSAPELTSGALAAVPAVAGIWPVLLTGLYAISKRKEKIAESEKQAAVSAAIAKASADAEAKLSEELAKAEVANKRRIEVEVKKALEAAAKAGEEGEDA comes from the coding sequence ATGAAACGTAGACACTTTCTGGGCCTTCTGGGCGCGGCCGGCGTCACCCTGGGCTCCGGCGCGACGGCCAAGGCCGCGTCGCTTGGCGACGTCAAGGGACTGCCCAACGCGGGCGGCGTGCTCTTCGACGCCTCGCGCTGCATCGGCTGCCGCAAATGCGAAGCGGCCTGCAACCAGGTCAACGACCTGCCCAAGCCCGCCAAGGCCTTTGACGATCTGACGGTGCTCGACGCCACGCGCCGCACCGACGCCAAAACCTACACCATCGTCAACAAGTACGTCCCGGATGCCGGCAAGCCGCCGGTCTTCCGCAAGATCCAGTGCAACCACTGCATGGAGCCGGCCTGCGCCTCGGCCTGCTTCGTGGCGGCGTTTAAGAAGTCCGAAACCGGCGCGGTGGTCTACGACCCCGACGTCTGCGTCGGCTGCCGCTACTGCATGGTGGCCTGCCCGTTCAACATCCCGGCCTACGAGTACGACAAGGCCTTCACTCCCCGGGTCATGAAATGCACCATGTGCCAGCCGCGCCTGCTCGAAGGCAAGCTGCCCGGCTGCGTCGAGGCCTGCCCCAAGGAAGCCCTTGTCTTCGGCAAGCGCCGGGAACTGCTCAACCTGGCCTGGGACCGCATCGGCGGCAATCCCGGACGCTACGTCGAGCATGTCTACGGCGAGCGCGAGATGGGCGGCACGAGCTGGCTGACCATCGCGCCCAAGCCGTCCTTTGCCGCCCTGGGCATGGACGAAAACCTCGGCACCACCTCCGCGCCGGAGCTGACCTCCGGGGCCCTGGCCGCCGTGCCGGCCGTGGCCGGCATCTGGCCGGTGCTCTTGACCGGGCTTTACGCCATCAGCAAGCGCAAGGAGAAGATCGCCGAGTCCGAGAAGCAGGCCGCCGTCTCGGCCGCCATCGCCAAGGCCAGCGCCGACGCCGAAGCCAAGCTCTCCGAGGAACTGGCCAAGGCCGAGGTGGCTAACAAGCGGCGCATCGAGGTCGAGGTCAAAAAGGCCCTGGAAGCCGCCGCCAAGGCCGGCGAAGAAGGGGAGGACGCGTAA
- the hmcA gene encoding sulfate respiration complex hexadecaheme cytochrome HmcA has translation MKNGKRRMRQLLAVLAICGIGGLSALPMGRATAAQPVSDKQRADIVTIDAMKAYGKLSQPTVAFLHDKHTTALGKQKDFYKKECGTCHLSDKDGVMQLGYMSQGKPVSGEKLRDNYHNNCISCHKDMAAAGQKTGPTDVQCKGCHNATPDVASNWQPLVVDKRLHYRHAATQEKADNKCGACHHIFSEKTGKTVPAPKPEEVPGSCSYCHGETTTVVENRQPKEIRSLRLAAHGECVTCHKAAAAAGKDVPTGPVTCAGCHGPLDQKAIAETSLKKVPQGADLRIKRGQPDYVMVRPAAVQTSMATPGKPYAGMPAVPFDHKYHEAKSETCVSCHHAALSSCSAKCHTPAGVKEGGFVTLEGAMHNVGATQSCAGCHAVAQKKPECAGCHDPMPKGIGGVDKCGSCHVPGDAALQEAMTSMMAKPASADTAAAEADLAKKLLAGKRDVTTTFPVEDIPQTVTIGSLSKDYEPSVLPHRQIVQAMLDGMKDSKLAGAFHATDAAVCQGCHHNSPASKTPPRCGNCHQAVETTTASARPALKAAYHNQCMGCHKAMGIEGKVVSKAPGAKPVPAATDCAGCHKEKKQ, from the coding sequence ATGAAAAACGGAAAACGGCGCATGAGACAGCTGCTGGCCGTCCTGGCCATTTGCGGCATTGGCGGCTTGTCCGCTTTGCCGATGGGCCGGGCCACCGCCGCCCAGCCGGTCAGCGACAAGCAGCGGGCCGACATCGTCACCATCGATGCAATGAAGGCCTACGGCAAATTGTCGCAACCCACCGTGGCGTTTTTGCACGACAAGCACACCACGGCTTTGGGCAAGCAGAAAGACTTTTACAAGAAAGAGTGCGGCACCTGTCACCTGTCCGACAAGGACGGCGTGATGCAGCTCGGATACATGAGCCAGGGCAAGCCTGTATCCGGCGAGAAGCTGCGCGACAACTACCACAACAACTGCATCAGCTGTCACAAGGACATGGCGGCCGCCGGCCAGAAGACCGGCCCCACCGACGTCCAGTGCAAAGGCTGCCACAACGCCACGCCTGACGTGGCCTCCAACTGGCAGCCCCTGGTCGTGGACAAGCGGCTGCATTACCGCCACGCCGCCACCCAGGAAAAAGCCGACAACAAGTGCGGCGCCTGTCACCACATCTTCAGCGAGAAGACCGGCAAGACCGTTCCCGCGCCCAAGCCGGAAGAGGTCCCCGGTTCCTGCTCGTACTGCCACGGCGAGACGACCACCGTGGTGGAAAACCGCCAGCCCAAGGAGATCCGCTCCCTGCGCCTGGCCGCCCACGGCGAATGCGTGACCTGCCACAAGGCCGCGGCCGCCGCCGGCAAGGACGTGCCCACCGGCCCGGTCACCTGCGCCGGCTGCCATGGCCCCCTGGATCAGAAGGCCATCGCCGAGACGTCCTTAAAGAAAGTTCCCCAGGGCGCGGACCTGCGCATCAAGCGCGGCCAGCCCGACTACGTCATGGTGCGTCCGGCCGCCGTCCAGACCTCCATGGCCACTCCGGGCAAGCCCTATGCCGGCATGCCCGCCGTGCCCTTTGACCACAAGTACCACGAAGCCAAGAGCGAGACCTGCGTGTCCTGCCACCACGCCGCCCTGTCCTCCTGTTCGGCCAAGTGCCACACCCCGGCCGGCGTGAAGGAAGGCGGATTCGTGACCCTGGAAGGCGCGATGCACAACGTCGGCGCGACCCAGAGCTGCGCCGGTTGCCACGCCGTGGCCCAGAAAAAGCCCGAGTGCGCCGGCTGCCACGACCCCATGCCCAAGGGCATCGGCGGGGTGGACAAGTGCGGTTCCTGCCACGTGCCCGGCGACGCCGCCCTGCAGGAGGCCATGACCTCCATGATGGCCAAGCCGGCCAGCGCCGACACCGCCGCCGCCGAAGCCGACCTGGCCAAGAAGCTGCTGGCCGGCAAGCGCGACGTGACCACGACCTTCCCGGTCGAGGACATCCCCCAGACCGTGACCATCGGGTCCCTGTCCAAGGACTACGAGCCGTCGGTCCTGCCCCACCGCCAGATCGTCCAGGCCATGCTCGACGGCATGAAGGACAGCAAGCTGGCCGGGGCCTTCCACGCCACCGACGCCGCCGTGTGCCAGGGCTGCCACCACAACAGCCCGGCCTCGAAGACGCCGCCGCGTTGCGGCAACTGCCACCAGGCCGTCGAAACGACTACCGCCTCCGCCCGTCCGGCGCTCAAGGCCGCCTACCACAACCAGTGCATGGGCTGTCACAAGGCAATGGGCATCGAGGGCAAGGTCGTCAGCAAGGCTCCGGGCGCCAAGCCCGTGCCTGCCGCCACGGACTGCGCCGGTTGCCACAAGGAAAAGAAGCAATAG
- a CDS encoding TOBE domain-containing protein → MSGIDLEHVLGDMGQPMHDHDTTPPIEANEPNFLTVEQMRCLDAAFAAWVAKAKGKRSVVSRNRTRLVFLLLRYTGAKLGEILAIDDQKDFVLACRKVLLGGGRDTDAKPRREVYLPGELHAELKQLLRDPDYTPHRGGIFHLDQGYVRRVIYDRASEAGIPKHLANPNTLRRSRAVELLQNGVPLTVVQRILGHLTANSTAAFLDLPEEEQKRLEKHFLDRENRRAAGQYNTFFGKIAAIEAGEIQSRLTVRTLGGHDLTAVISTKSLEALGLRLGGLATVRVKGALLALADAAEAGVAPDTHPAENRFRGVVERVTRGADVAEVVAALADGTRISATLGLDALAELRFCQGDGVTVLVSAFSVIVSAG, encoded by the coding sequence TTGAGCGGCATTGACCTGGAGCACGTCCTGGGGGATATGGGACAGCCCATGCACGACCACGACACCACGCCCCCCATCGAGGCGAACGAACCCAATTTTCTCACGGTCGAGCAGATGCGCTGCCTGGACGCCGCCTTTGCCGCCTGGGTGGCCAAGGCCAAGGGCAAACGGTCGGTGGTCTCCCGCAACCGCACGCGACTGGTCTTTTTGCTGCTGCGCTATACCGGAGCGAAATTGGGGGAAATTCTGGCCATCGACGACCAGAAGGACTTTGTCCTGGCCTGCCGCAAGGTGCTGCTTGGCGGCGGCCGCGACACCGACGCCAAGCCCCGGCGCGAGGTCTATCTGCCCGGAGAGCTCCACGCCGAACTCAAGCAACTCCTGCGCGACCCGGATTACACCCCGCACCGGGGGGGAATTTTCCATCTCGACCAGGGCTACGTCCGCCGGGTCATCTACGACCGGGCCAGCGAAGCCGGCATTCCCAAGCACCTGGCCAACCCCAACACCCTGCGCCGCTCCCGGGCCGTGGAACTGCTGCAAAACGGCGTGCCCCTGACCGTGGTCCAGCGCATCCTGGGGCATCTGACCGCCAACTCCACCGCCGCCTTCCTTGATCTGCCCGAGGAAGAGCAAAAGCGCCTGGAAAAGCATTTCCTCGACCGGGAAAACCGCCGGGCGGCCGGGCAGTACAACACCTTTTTCGGCAAGATCGCCGCCATCGAGGCCGGCGAGATCCAGTCGCGCCTGACCGTGCGCACCTTGGGCGGCCACGACCTCACGGCGGTCATTTCCACCAAGAGCCTGGAAGCCCTGGGCCTGCGCCTGGGCGGGCTGGCCACGGTGCGGGTCAAGGGCGCCCTGCTCGCCCTGGCCGACGCGGCCGAAGCGGGCGTCGCTCCGGACACGCACCCGGCCGAGAACCGGTTTCGCGGCGTGGTCGAACGGGTGACCCGGGGCGCCGACGTCGCCGAGGTGGTGGCCGCCCTGGCCGACGGCACGCGCATTTCCGCTACCCTGGGCCTGGACGCCCTGGCCGAGCTGCGGTTTTGCCAGGGCGACGGCGTCACGGTCCTTGTCAGCGCCTTTTCCGTCATTGTTTCAGCGGGTTGA